In Lotus japonicus ecotype B-129 chromosome 5, LjGifu_v1.2, one genomic interval encodes:
- the LOC130717471 gene encoding uncharacterized protein LOC130717471 isoform X1, translated as MAAPGIPLPFRHHIHNQGFQSFSSLINSRLPIIFSRFRLVFAISESPPSIIDHQRSSLRLDSISEYPSRFLKLQPRSFDLSSNSYCDSGECMVFDFQARVLSFHGGYPSSSPLTGSTVHQFDLHRFFNGVIFFSDHCNMNFIGVIDFSDSQRHRSHLLLRLKSLPGVHRRFRSILSLLGSFRKGFLDSSSFSASSLLHTDSWFVHQPSAIVVQPEIVYDHTVSQVVEVTIFKTECSFLMTEIHQFVKLWFGLWNHFLVWPIVLILVFDPGGFWLCSQDVCEKFLENFFMKVQFDIRGVFCCSQVGYDN; from the coding sequence ATGGCGGCTCCTGGGATTCCGTTACCGTTCCGGCACCATATTCACAATCAAGGTTTTCAATCTTTCAGTTCTTTGATTAATTCAAGATTGCCTATTATCTTTTCTCGATTTCGGTTGGTTTTTGCGATTTCTGAATCGCCACCTTCGATTATCGATCATCAGCGTTCAAGTCTCAGATTGGATTCCATTTCAGAGTATCCATCTCGATTCTTGAAGCTTCAACCAAGATCTTTCGATCTTTCATCAAATTCTTATTGCGATTCTGGAGAATGCATGGTTTTTGATTTTCAAGCTCGAGTGTTGAGCTTCCATGGCGGCTATCCGTCATCATCACCGTTGACTGGTTCTACGGTTCATCAGTTCGATCTGCACAGGTTCTTCAATGGAGTTATCTTCTTCTCCGACCATTGCAACATGAACTTCATCGGAGTCATCGACTTCTCCGATTCTCAACGCCACCGGAGTCATCTCCTTCTTCGGTTGAAGTCTCTTCCCGGTGTCCATAGGAGATTCCGATCGATCCTTTCGTTGCTTGGCTCCTTCAGAAAGGGCTTCTTggattcttcttcattttcGGCATCGTCTCTTCTGCACACAGATTCATGGTTTGTGCATCAACCCTCTGCCATTGTTGTTCAGCCTGAGATTGTCTATGATCACACTGTTTCACAAGTTGTGGAGGTAACAATTTTCAAGACTGAATGTTCATTTTTAATGACTGAAATTCATCAATTTGTGAAACTCTGGTTTGGATTATGGAATCATTTTCTTGTTTGGCCGATTGTTTTGATATTGGTGTTTGATCCTGGAGGATTTTGGCTTTGTTCACAAGATGTTTGTGAAAAGTTTTTAGAGAATTTTTTCATGAAAGTTCAGTTTGATATTAGAGGGGTTTTCTGTTGTTCACAAGTTGGTTATGATAATTAA
- the LOC130720993 gene encoding uncharacterized protein LOC130720993 has product MSSCTSPTLSHHLSAIPPATSSRRRRLTGRHTTRPSLRMSLNNDGNNQNVNSSSVVSSITKLLWGQSLPPGLLVATVRTAWNTTWKLMMSQLAPSDPSGGYSRPASRFRFSGPPPRGKLHLYVGLPCPWAHRTLIVRALKGLEDAVPVSVASPGQDGSWEFKRANGSDTGRVISPSLDRANGCKTLKEVYKLRRDGYDGRSTVPMLWDSDSKDVVCNESYDIIEFFNSGLNGLARNPGLNLSPPELKDKIDEWYRVIYPNVNNGVYRCGFAQSQEAYDRAVNGLFSTLDKLEIHLGNSRYLCGETLTLVDVCLFTTLIRFDLAYNVLFRCTKKKLCEYTNLHAYMRDIYQIPNVAATCNFEEIMDGYYKTLFPLNPGGIRPIMPSTSEHEILCRPHGRESLSSATVSVK; this is encoded by the exons ATGTCGTCCTGCACTTCTCCCACTCTCTCTCATCACCTCTCTGCCATTCCTCCGGCGACCTCTTCCCGTCGCCGGAGACTCACCGGACGCCACACCACCCGCCCCAGCCTGAGAATGTCACTCAACAACGACGGCAACAACCAGAACGTTAACTCTTCTTCCGTGGTGAGTTCGATCACCAAACTTCTCTGGGGGCAGTCGCTGCCACCGGGACTCCTCGTCGCCACCGTGCGCACCGCCTGGAACACCACATGGAAGCTCATGATGTCCCAGCTAGCTCCCTCTGACCCTTCCGGTGGTTACTCCAGGCCCGCTTCCAGATTCCGATTCTCCGGCCCTCCGCCGCGCGGCAAACTCCACCTCTACGTCGGCCTGCCGTGCCCGTGGGCCCACCGCACCCTCATAGTGCGCGCGCTGAAGGGTCTAGAAGACGCCGTGCCGGTCTCCGTTGCGTCGCCGGGTCAGGACGGGTCGTGGGAGTTCAAACGAGCAAACGGGTCAGACACGGGTCGGGTCATTAGCCCGAGTTTGGACAGGGCGAATGGATGCAAGACATTGAAGGAAGTTTACAAGCTTCGAAGAGATGGGTATGATGGAAGATCCACAGTGCCAATGTTGTGGGATAGCGATTCAAAAGACGTTGTCTGCAACGAGAGCTATGACATAATCGAGTTTTTCAATTCCGGGTTAAACGGGTTGGCCCGGAACCCGGGTTTGAATCTCTCACCCCCTGAATTGAAAGATAAGATTGATGAATGGTATAGAGTGATCTATCCAAATGTGAATAATGGGGTTTACAG GTGTGGCTTTGCTCAGAGTCAAGAAGCTTATGATAGAGCTGTGAATGGCTTGTTTTCTACATTGGACAAGTTGGAGATTCACTTGGGGAATTCTCGCTACTTGTGTGGAGAGACACTGACCCTTGTAGATGTGTGCCTGTTCACTACTTTGATTCGGTTTGATCTTGCTTATAATGTTCTTTTCAGATGTACCAAGAAGAAGTTGTGTGAGTACACCAATCTGCATGCTTACATGCGTGACATTTATCAG ATTCCTAATGTTGCAGCTACTTGTAATTTTGAAGAAATCATGGATGGTTACTACAAAACCCTTTTTCCTCTCAATCCAGGGGGCATTAGACCAATCATGCCTTCTACTTCAGAGCATGAAATCCTTTGCAGGCCTCATGGCAGGGAATCACTATCATCAGCTACTGTTTCTGTCAAATAG
- the LOC130717471 gene encoding uncharacterized protein LOC130717471 isoform X2, which translates to MAAPGIPLPFRHHIHNQEYPSRFLKLQPRSFDLSSNSYCDSGECMVFDFQARVLSFHGGYPSSSPLTGSTVHQFDLHRFFNGVIFFSDHCNMNFIGVIDFSDSQRHRSHLLLRLKSLPGVHRRFRSILSLLGSFRKGFLDSSSFSASSLLHTDSWFVHQPSAIVVQPEIVYDHTVSQVVEVTIFKTECSFLMTEIHQFVKLWFGLWNHFLVWPIVLILVFDPGGFWLCSQDVCEKFLENFFMKVQFDIRGVFCCSQVGYDN; encoded by the exons ATGGCGGCTCCTGGGATTCCGTTACCGTTCCGGCACCATATTCACAATCAAG AGTATCCATCTCGATTCTTGAAGCTTCAACCAAGATCTTTCGATCTTTCATCAAATTCTTATTGCGATTCTGGAGAATGCATGGTTTTTGATTTTCAAGCTCGAGTGTTGAGCTTCCATGGCGGCTATCCGTCATCATCACCGTTGACTGGTTCTACGGTTCATCAGTTCGATCTGCACAGGTTCTTCAATGGAGTTATCTTCTTCTCCGACCATTGCAACATGAACTTCATCGGAGTCATCGACTTCTCCGATTCTCAACGCCACCGGAGTCATCTCCTTCTTCGGTTGAAGTCTCTTCCCGGTGTCCATAGGAGATTCCGATCGATCCTTTCGTTGCTTGGCTCCTTCAGAAAGGGCTTCTTggattcttcttcattttcGGCATCGTCTCTTCTGCACACAGATTCATGGTTTGTGCATCAACCCTCTGCCATTGTTGTTCAGCCTGAGATTGTCTATGATCACACTGTTTCACAAGTTGTGGAGGTAACAATTTTCAAGACTGAATGTTCATTTTTAATGACTGAAATTCATCAATTTGTGAAACTCTGGTTTGGATTATGGAATCATTTTCTTGTTTGGCCGATTGTTTTGATATTGGTGTTTGATCCTGGAGGATTTTGGCTTTGTTCACAAGATGTTTGTGAAAAGTTTTTAGAGAATTTTTTCATGAAAGTTCAGTTTGATATTAGAGGGGTTTTCTGTTGTTCACAAGTTGGTTATGATAATTAA
- the LOC130717638 gene encoding probable inactive histone-lysine N-methyltransferase SUVR2 codes for MAPPNPKVVAAYRAMAPLGITESQVKPALKKLLKLYDKKWELIEEDNYRALLDAIFDDDGPKEPEQVPEQKKRSKKVNEEEMEYEEAQMHVESARPLKKLRLRGQESQPLHPLSNSSPSSAGPSVRNDARPVSSQDGIVDKGKQSVSPQVSLRGRRHISERASQTVDQGKFLLSDNQMPHTHAMIIPKDEPIDELPDYELPISVIPPQPDPSSLRGSSVKNGVTGMKDGHVNAASSHRSDGDILHSSNEEATSNVEIASSTLGEVKLSLSCSSALWGPDFHMPSRDHLLEMLEDKCLRSYKITDPKFSVQNLLKDICDCMLELRSNSNDDSQECSLTRVDTLKESEAHGTSVGENKNLDVFTHSSNGSINIKSSANIVSPRSPFSLADLNGLDDTIAVTNIFSQNDVRKELEDPNSRSLVVVPQHQLTEDNIRSFHDVNDLTKGEENVQISWVNEATNDFLPCFNYMPQNLVFKDACVNISLSCIGGEDCCSTCHGNCVLSSTPCACANKTGGEFAYTAQGLLKEEFLEECIAIGRNPRQHDFYCKDCPLERYKTEGCLEPCKGHLKRKFIKECWSKCGCGKLCGNRVTQRGITSNLQVFFTSEGKGWGLRTLEDLPKGAFVCEFVGEILTIKELHERSMKCTENGKHTYPILLDADWDSVFVKDEKALCLDATSFGNTARFINHRCYDANLVEIPVEVETPDHHYYHLAFFTSRKIAAQEELTWDYGIDFHDHDQPIKLFECRCGSKFCRNMKRSNRSIRSASIAS; via the exons ATGGCGCCTCCCAATCCAAAAGTTGTAGCGGCCTACCGTGCAATGGCACCTCTTGGGATCACTGAATCACAAGTGAAACCAGCATTAAAGAAACTCCTCAAACTGTATGATAAAAAATGGGAACTTATTGAGGAAGATAACTATAGAGCTCTACTCGATGCTATATTTGATGATGACGGACCTAAG GAGCCAGAACAGGTGCCAGAACAGAAAAAGAGAAGCAAGAAAGTTAAT GAAGAAGAGATGGAGTATGAAGAAGCGCAGATGCATGTTGAATCAGCCCGACCTTTGAAAAAGCTACGTTTAAGAGGCCAAGAGAGTCAGCCTTTGCATCCTCTGTCAAACAGTTCTCCTAGCTCAGCTGGCCCTTCAGTAAGGAACGATGCACGACCGGTTTCATCACAAGATGGTATTGTTGACAAGGGAAAGCAATCTGTATCTCCCCAAGTTTCTCTCAGAGGGAGAAGACATATATCTGAAAGGGCATCACAAACAGTTGACCAAGGAAAGTTTCTGTTGTCGGACAACCAAATGCCTCATACTCATGCAATGATCATACCCAAGGATGAACCTATTGATGAATTGCCTGATTATGAGCTTCCCATTTCTGTGATTCCTCCTCAACCTG ATCCATCAAGTTTAAGGGGCTCATCAGTGAAGAATGGTGTAACTGGAATGAAAGATGGCCATGTTAACGCGGCATCATCACACCGCAGTGATGGAGATATTCTTCATTCGTCGAATGAAGAAGCAACATCTAATGTAGAGATAGCATCTTCAACTCTGGGAGAAGTGAAACTTTCTCTGAGCTGCAGCTCAGCTCTCTGGGGACCAGATTTTCATATGCCTAGTCGAGATCATCTTCTAGAAATGCTGGAGGATAAGTGTCTGCGATCATATAAAATCACTGACCCAAAGTTTTCTGTTCAGAACCTGTTGAAAGATATATGTGACTGCATGCTGGAACTCAGATCTAATTCAAATGATGACTCACAAGAATGTTCTTTAACAAGGGTTGATACATTAAAGGAATCTGAGGCACATGGCACTAGTGTTGGGGAAAATAAAAATCTGGACGTGTTTACTCATTCATCAAATGGATCAATCAATATTAAGTCATCTGCAAATATTGTTTCACCCCGAAGTCCCTTTTCTTTAGCTGACCTGAATGGTCTGGATGATACCATAGCAGTTACGAATATTTTTTCACAAAATGATGTCAGAAAGGAGTTGGAGGATCCAAATTCACGTAGTTTAGTGGTTGTTCCTCAGCATCAGCTTACAGAAGATAATATTAGGTCATTTCATGATGTTAATGATCTTACCAAAGGAGAAGAAAATGTTCAAATTTCATGGGTGAATGAAGCTACTAATGATTTCCTACCGTGTTTTAACTACATGCCCCAAAACCTTGTTTTCAAAGATGCTTGTGTTAACATTTCTCTATCTTGTATCGGGGGTGAGGATTGTTGTTCAACATGTCACGGCAATTGTGTCTTGTCGTCTACACCCTGTGCCTGTGCGAATAAAACTGGGGGTGAATTTGCATACACAGCTCAAGGCCTACTGAAGGAAGAGTTTTTGGAAGAGTGCATTGCCATCGGTCGCAACCCTCGTCAACATGACTTCTATTGCAAGGATTGCCCACTTGAAAGATACAAGACTGAGGGCTGTTTAGAACCATGTAAAGGACACTTAAAGAGGAAGTTTATTAAAGAATGCTGGAGCAAATGTGGCTGTGGTAAACTATGTGGAAATCGGGTTACCCAACGAGGAATTACTAGCAATTTGCAG GTATTTTTCACTTCAGAAGGAAAAGGATGGGGTCTTCGCACCTTAGAGGACCTGCCAAAAGGTGCATTTGTGTGTGAGTTTGTTGGAGAGATTTTAACCATTAAAGAGTTGCATGAGAGGAGCATGAAATGCACTGAAAACGGGAAACACACTTACCCCATTTTGCTAGATGCGGATTGGGATTCTGTATTTGTAAAAGATGAAAAAGCTCTATGCTTGGATGCAACATCCTTTGGTAACACTGCTAGGTTTATCAATCACAG ATGCTATGATGCAAACTTGGTTGAGATCCCAGTCGAAGTTGAGACCCCAGATCATCACTACTATCAT TTAGCCTTTTTCACTTCCCGAAAAATAGCTGCACAGGAAGAGCTCACTTGG GATTATGGCATTGACTTCCATGACCATGATCAACCTATAAAGCTGTTCGAGTGCAGATGTGGCAGTAAATTCTGCAGGAATATGAAGCGGTCAAATA GGTCCATCAGATCTGCTTCGATTGCAAGCTGA
- the LOC130721199 gene encoding plasmodesmata-located protein 2-like → MIRKRYHIPFLFLFTVSRLLLLHPMSDEDNSTKLVYKDCAEQKLHDPSGIFSQNLKALLASLVELSGQKAFSTTTSGSGENVIMGMFQCRGDLSNPACCSCVSKISDMLERGELCSNLAAAARVQLSECYLRYEVVGFEQVPETLLLYKVCGPKQVNGIDGFEKRRDLVFGMVESGVRNGGKLFYTVNSSQSFYVLGQCEGDLANNDCVDCVKSAEDQAKIECGDSTSAEIYLHKCYISYTFYPNNGVCCLSPSLPGTTLEKISSLPCFDLI, encoded by the coding sequence ATGATCAGAAAACGTTACCACAttccctttctttttctcttcacTGTTTCCAGGCTCCTTCTTCTGCACCCTATGTCTGATGAAGATAACAGCACAAAGTTGGTTTACAAGGACTGTGCAGAACAGAAACTGCATGACCCATCAGGGATTTTCTCACAGAACCTCAAAGCCCTCTTGGCTTCTCTAGTGGAGCTATCTGGACAAAAGGCCTTCTCCACCACAACCTCCGGTTCCGGCGAGAATGTGATCATGGGCATGTTCCAATGCAGAGGAGACCTCTCGAACCCTGCATGCTGCAGCTGTGTCAGCAAGATTTCTGATATGCTGGAGCGTGGAGAGCTCTGTAGCAATCTGGCTGCGGCTGCGCGGGTTCAGCTTAGCGAGTGCTACCTGAGATACGAGGTGGTGGGGTTCGAGCAGGTACCAGAGACTCTACTGCTTTACAAGGTTTGCGGGCCAAAGCAGGTGAATGGTATTGATGGCTTTGAGAAGAGAAGGGATTTGGTGTTTGGGATGGTGGAAAGTGGAGTGAGAAATGGTGGGAAATTGTTCTACACAGTGAACTCATCACAGTCTTTCTACGTGTTGGGCCAATGTGAGGGTGATTTGGCCAACAATGACTGTGTGGATTGTGTGAAGAGTGCTGAGGATCAGGCAAAAATTGAGTGCGGGGACTCAACATCTGCAGAAATTTATCTGCACAAGTGCTACATCAGCTACACCTTTTACCCCAACAATGGAGTGTGTTGCTTGTCACCTTCTCTTCCAGGTACAACATTAGAGAAAATATCTTCTTTACCATGTTTTGATCTAATTTAA